In Risungbinella massiliensis, the genomic stretch ATTCATGGTAATCTCTATTTACAAGTCAGTCGTGGAATCGCCCCTCGAAATCATGCCTTTCCAAAAGAAGCGAAACCCGTTTTTATCGCTTATACAATCCCTTCCGATCGTCCAATTGATACCCTAGAACAAGGAGTAAAAGCAATTACTACTCAGGATATTCGTTGGTTACGATGCGATATTAAAAGTCTCAATCTACTCGGGGCTGTCTTAGCCAAACAAGAGGCAGTCGATGCTGGATGTTCGGAAGCGATTCTAATTCGTGATCAAGTAGTTACAGAAGGAAGTTCCACCAATATCTTCTTTGTAAAAGAAGGAAAACTGATCACTCATCCTGCCAATCAGCTCATATTACATGGTATTACCCGGGAAATCGTCTTGGAGCAAGCAAAAAAACTCCAACTTCCTATTGTCTTCGAGGCCTTATCTCACTCCGAAATCGGACACGTAGACGAATGTTTTATGACCAGTACGACGATGGAAGTCTGTCCTATTATTCAGATAGATGAAAAACCAATTGGAGACGGTACTCCAGGTTCACTAACACGCCAACTCCAAGCCGCATATATAGAAGAAATTGCACGTTTGGCTCTAGTATCGAATTAGGAGACTTATCACAAAGGCAATGGTTCTCTTGATCGATATGAGAACCATTGCCTTTTTGCACGATCTACTTTGGAGTTTGACCACTTCTGGATAAAACTAAGTTGTGTGTATTGGTTACTATATTTCGCTTATGACCACCAACTCGCCGAAATAGATGCTAGCGTGTTGTTCTTTACGTTTTCTAGCTTTATTTGCGAATCTCGTAAACTGAGTCCTTTGACTCCAAAATAAAATTTAATCTTTGGTTCTGTCCCTGATGGACGAGCAGCAAACCAAGAACCATCCTCTAAAATAAATTTCAATACATTCGATTTTGGTAAGCCATCTATACCATGCATATAGTCTTTCTTATGAATAACGGACATGTCTCTAAGTTCCTCTAAAGATTTTTCTCGAAGCTGCTCCATTATGTGTTGAATTTTCAGTACTCCTTCTTTGCCTTTTAGCGTAATACAAACAAGCTCCTCTTTGAAATAACCTACTTTCTCAAACAAACGAAGTAACACTTGATACAAGGTTAACCCTTTCTTCTTGTAGTAAGCTCCCATTTCCGCAACCATCATACATGCTTGTACTGCATCTTTATCCCGACAAAAATCCCCAATTAAATA encodes the following:
- the dat gene encoding D-amino-acid transaminase, with translation MYYLQNNEFVERHQVHVDLEDRGYQFGDGVYEVIRVYDQKPFYLAEHLTRLFRSASEIRINLSFSIEELTKRLHTLINKNNLIHGNLYLQVSRGIAPRNHAFPKEAKPVFIAYTIPSDRPIDTLEQGVKAITTQDIRWLRCDIKSLNLLGAVLAKQEAVDAGCSEAILIRDQVVTEGSSTNIFFVKEGKLITHPANQLILHGITREIVLEQAKKLQLPIVFEALSHSEIGHVDECFMTSTTMEVCPIIQIDEKPIGDGTPGSLTRQLQAAYIEEIARLALVSN